A genomic window from Rattus norvegicus strain BN/NHsdMcwi chromosome 9, GRCr8, whole genome shotgun sequence includes:
- the Lgsn gene encoding lengsin isoform X3 — translation MKHIKQEMAKNHLQFVRFEATDLHGVSRSKSIPAQFFQEKVIHGVFMPRGYLELMPNPKDNEVNHIRATCFNSDIVLMPELSTFRVLPWAERTARVICDTFTVTGEPLLTSPRYIAKRQLRQLQDAGFSLLSAFIYDFCIFGVPEVINSKTISFPASTLLSNHDQPFMQELVDGLYHTGANVESFSSSTRPGQMEICFLPEFGISSADNAFTLRTGVQEVARRYNYIASLVIETGFCNSGILSHSIWDVSGKTNMFYSGSGVERLTLTGKKWLAGLLKHSAALSCLMAPAVNCRKRYCKDSRDLKDSVPTTWGYNDNSCALNVKCHGEKGTQIENKLGSATANPYLVLAATVAAGLDGLQSSDGAAAESDESQDLYQPEPSEIPLKMEDALAALEQDECLKQALGETFIRYFVAMKKYELENEETDAEGNKFLEYFI, via the coding sequence GAAAAAGTGATCCATGGAGTTTTCATGCCCCGTGGTTATCTGGAATTGATGCCGAACCCTAAGGACAATGAGGTAAATCACATACGAGCCACGTGCTTCAATAGTGACATAGTCCTCATGCCAGAGCTGTCGACCTTTAGAGTCTTGCCTTGGGCAGAGAGGACTGCGCGGGTGATTTGTGACACCTTCACTGTGACGGGCGAGCCTCTGCTGACGTCCCCTAGGTACATCGCCAAGAGGCAGTTGCGCCAGCTGCAGGATGCCGGCTTCTCTCTGCTGTCTGCCTTCATCTATGATTTCTGCATTTTCGGTGTGCCCGAAGTGATCAATTCAAAGACCATATCTTTTCCTGCCTCGACATTACTAAGTAATCATGACCAGCCCTTCATGCAGGAGCTGGTTGACGGCTTGTATCACACAGGGGCAAATGTGGAGAGCTTCTCCTCTTCTACCAGGCCTGGGCAAATGGAGATCTGTTTTCTCCCGGAGTTTGGCATTAGCTCAGCGGATAATGCCTTCACCCTCAGAACAGGTGTCCAAGAAGTGGCCAGGAGATATAACTACATAGCAAGCCTTGTAATTGAGACTGGATTCTGCAACTCAGGAATTTTGTCTCATAGCATCTGGGATGTGAGCGGGAAGACAAACATGTTCTACAGTGGTTCTGGGGTGGAGAGGCTCACGCTCACCGGGAAGAAGTGGTTGGCAGGCCTGCTGAAGCACTCTGCGGCTCTCAGCTGCCTGATGGCCCCTGCTGTCAACTGCCGCAAACGCTACTGCAAGGACAGCAGAGACCTGAAGGACAGCGTGCCCACCACGTGGGGATACAACGACAACAGCTGTGCCTTGAACGTCAAGTGTCATGGTGAAAAAGGCACCCAGATAGAAAATAAATTAGGTTCGGCAACCGCGAACCCTTACCTGGTATTGGCCGCTACTGTGGCAGCAGGCTTGGATGGTCTTCAGAGCAGTGATGGTGCTGCGGCTGAATCCGATGAGAGCCAGGATCTCTATCAACCAGAACCTTCCGAGATCCCTTTGAAGATGGAAGATGCCCTCGCCGCCCTAGAGCAAGATGAGTGTCTGAAGCAGGCACTGGGAGAGACTTTCATTCGCTATTTTGTTGCCATGAAGAAGTACGAACtggaaaatgaagaaacagacGCAGAGGGAAATAAATTCCTGGAGTATTTTATATAG